ATATTCAGACGAATTCAACattattttctgtttactACGCCTTTTGATAATGTGTTGGTATTAAAAACTGAAGTTAGTTAAATCACTATTGATAATTTACCCACAGAATAgtgaattttcaatttccccaTTTGAATATCCATCCTAATTTCTGGCCAGCTGCTGCTTAATCCAGTCCAGGTAAAAGTGAACCCGTGTATACATGGCCGGAATATCGGGTGTATCACAGGCCACTCCGATGGAAGTGATACCCATCACGTGGTACATGCAGGGGTGCTTCTTATGATAGATGAGCACCGGTCCGCCGGAATCCCCATTGCAGGTGTCCTTGTGGTCGTTGGATCCGATGCACAGTTGGGTGGTGGCATTGTATCCCTCGGGCAGTTCCTCGTTCTTTTCGGCCGTCATCCTGCAGCGCGTTCCGTAGTTGTAGAGCTTCACCTTCTgtagctttttgttttccgtCCTGGGAACGATCTCCAGCTGACCCCAACCGATGGCTATGAAGGAGGAGACCGCACGCCCATCGTCGAAGGGCAGACAGGCCGGATGCTTGTACTCGTTGAAGGTTACGGGTCGACTTAACCTTACCACGGAAATGTCGTTGTAAATGGCCGGATAGCTGTATCCGGGGTGCGGGGTGAAGTTCTTCACGACGAAGTCCTCCGGATCCGCATCGTCGCTGCTGGTGTCAAACTCCAAGTCTCCGAGACGCGCGATGTTCACTGATCCTCTGGAAAGATCCCATAGTTATTGTAGGAATATAGTGATAAGAAAAGTACGAACTGTGGTGAGTAGTGGCAATGCGCTGCGGTGAGCACATGTCTATCGCTGATAAGGGTTCCGCCGCAGAACCAGTCCACCTCGCCATTGTTATCTTGGTGGCCCAGGCGCACAGCATGCGGGAACTCCTTGGGCAGCGCGGGTCCTCCGCCGATTATAAGCGGCGCATAGCTGGTGCATTTGTCCAGGGTCTTGTAGATAATCGGGGCATCCTCGATCAGAAAGCTGAACTCGGACGTCTCCTCCCAAACGCTTCTCTTGTAGGCAGTGCACGCTGTGGAGTGCAAACATGTATTCGAGGCATGTGTTCCTTTCGAACAAAGATGCACCTACTCCTGACTATATCCGCATCCTGGGCCGGCACCGAAGCGACGAATAGAAGCAACAATGCTGCTTCCAGCTGGACAACCTTGCCGAAGATCGCGCTGCTCATCGTGTGGCTACCTCTACGTTTGGTAAgctactaaaatatttatttataaacaaaatccTCTCTTTTGCACCTGCTAAAGTGCAATCTCCGCAGGAGAGCTGGcaaaaagcgggaaaagccTCGTTTTTATTGATAAGACATTATGCACTAATATTTGCTCTCGGCTTACGCAAGCagaaaatcaatagaaatgAAAGCCGGTTTGGAGGCAAATAACATGAAATCAATATGTTCcggtatttaaatatttaaaaatattgggTAGATCATAATAAAATTGATGCATTGTCACGACCTGAAAACAAGTGAAAAGTTCTGTGGAAATGAAAACCTGAAAATTTCATTCAAATCCAACACCAAAACCGGTTTGCCCAGCAAgcccaaatgcaaatttttacAGCCGGTGGATTTACAATCATTAATTAATAACTTGTATATATTTCTGGCTTTCTCAGAACCCAGATGTGGCTTAAGTGTAAGAATTTAAGCGAGTATATGGAATCAATCAAGTGCTTCTCTGCGTCTGCTTGGCCAGCTCGCCCTTGATCCAGTTGAGGAAGTAGTGGACTCGCGTGTATGGACTTGGAAGGTCGGGTGAGGAGCAAGTGATGCCGGCTGAGGTGATGCCCATTACGTGGTACATGCAGGCGAGATCCTTGTGGTAGGCGAGCACTGGACCCCCAGAGTCTCCGTTGCAGGTGTCCTTGTTGTCCCTCGATCCGATGCACAGCTGGCTTTTGGGCTCATAGCCATCGGGCAGCTCATCGTTCACATCCACACTGCTGACACACCTATCCTTATAGCCCTGCAGCTGAACCTTTAGCAGCTTCTTGGACTCCTTTTGGGCAAATTTCTTCTGGCCCCAGCCGATGGCGATGAAGGACTCGTGCTGCTCGCCGTCGTCGAAGGGCAGGCAGGCAGGATGCTTGTACCTGTTGAACTTCACTTCGCGATCCAGTTGAACTATGCCAATGTCATTGTAGAGCTTGGGATTCTCGAAACCCGGATGTGCCTTCAGAGCGAGCACGCCAAAGTCCTCCGGTTCAGCGTCATCCGTGTCGGTATCGAACTCCAGATCACCCAAGCGCACAACATTGACCTCACCGCTGGAGAAGTATAATGTAACCAACATTGAGATATGGAAATTTAAGAACTAGAATGGCACACTTACTGTTCGGAATAAAAGCAGTGAGCCGCTGTGAGCACCAGGCGATTGCTTATCAGGGTGCCGCCACAGAACcatttgatttcattgttAGCCATCCGATGGCCGAGACGAGCGGCGAATGGAAATTCCTTGGGTTCCGCCGGAGTGCCGTCCACAATCAGTGGTCTGGATCCATGGCAGGAATCAACTGTCTCGTAGTTAATGGGAGCATCGGTGAAAAAGAAGCTGATGGCCACGCGTTCCTCGAAGACAATCTGCTTAAATTTGTTGCAAGCTAGCTGGACAGCTGCATCCGGATTTTGGCCATGAAcaaggctgctgctgctgagtgAACACACCAGCAGTAGTATCAATTCTAGCGATTGCATTGCCATCCTATTGAACTGCAGTGGAACTCGATCGGCCGGCAACTGATCTGATCGAACTTAATCAACTACTTTTTAATTGCGCACTTCGAAAACGCCGCTCTCCGGACCTAGGAAAAGATGCCAGCTGGTTCTAATCTTTATACCTTACGGAGCACGGTAGAGATTCATAGTTAATTCAGCCAAAAAAAGGCATTcatagttaaatatatattatgatAAATATGATGTTCAGATAATCATTCAAAACAGGAAGTAACTGATGTCAGACTGTGGCTGGTATTGTTAGTTAGAAACTACTGTACTAGATGCAAACCAGTTTGGCTAACAAATGCTGAGATAACTAGAGTTCGTTGGcttaacatttatattaatgtTGTAAAATTGTACAAAGTTTAACGATCtatatcataaataaaactaattgaaGTGAATGCCCGCTGAATTGAAAGCCAGCAGGAGCCGCATAAAGTCGTCGATGTCCATGCTTCTCGCACGTTTTGTTGCCATGTCCTGATCCTCCAAGATGGCAATGACTTTGTTCTGCATTTTAAAGTCATCTTCAACGGGCTGGGggaatttaaatgtttatgttCTCGGCAATCACACATACATATTCCTAAATGTAGGTATGTAGGGAAAAGTATCAATATTAGACTTACCTCATTCCTAAGGGAGCGATACAGTTTGTAGTTTTTCTCCAACATCTCCAAAACGGAGGTCACCTTAAAGGTGGCCGCCAGCGTTTTGTTCTTGCGCAGGAAGGCAATCCGTGTGAGTCCGTCCCATTCGGTGAAGTTGACCGGTGGCGGTGGGTTCTTTGGCTCCAGTCGGACTACACTGCTTTCTACCTTTGGTGGCGGCCTAAAGTTGTTCTTGCCCACCTTCATGAGCATGTCCACCCTGGCCAGAAGTTGGGTGTTGATGCTCAAGCGACAGTATAGCTTGTCACCCGGTTTAGCCACCAATCGCTCTGCGAATTCACGCTGGAACATGAGTACGGCGCACCGGAAGAGTGGTCGGTGGAGGAGCAATTTAAATATCAGTGGCGAACTGATCTGATACGGCACGTTGGCGATGCACAGATCGAAGAAGGGCAGCTCCGCCTTCAGGAAGTCGCCGATCAGCACCTGGAGCTTCGGCTGCAGCGGAGTGGCCTGCACACGCTTTTGCAACTCGGCGGCCAGACGGGTGTCAATCTCACAGGCGATCACCTTCTTGGCGCGCTCCAGCATCGGAACGGTCATGTTTCCTGTTCCGGGACCGATTTCCAGCACCACATCGGTGGCTCGCAGAGCGGCCTTCTCCAGCATGCTGGTTATCACCAGGGGATTCTTCAGGATGTGCTGGCCAAAGTCCTTGTTGAAAACGATTCCTATAAATTCAGTATATGCGGGTTTTAAGTTCGTTTCTTGATTGGATATGGCACCGACTCACCCTGTTTTTGGACATCATTATGTATGCGACTCTTTTTTTCCTTCGTGACCTTGGGCATCTTGGGTAGCTAtggttttttgcttttaaaataaaagaattgctcaaaatatttatttgttttgagtgtgcttcttcttcttcggcgGCAACATGTGCACTGCTAGCTAACTCATCGACCAAAGCGATAACTTCCTAGTTAACAGAAAATGTTAACCGCAAGCTGTAGGCCCCCATGTTAGATGaaatttcaaatgtaaaaAGTAAAGTATGTAAGTAGGTAAAAAGGAagaaattatttgaaatttttttttgataaagTTAAACCTTAGTTCTTAGGCGTGCTGCATACCATAATCGACCTCACAGTGAGGTACCATTTCCTGTTAAGCCTAACCGCTCATCTCAACGTACCCGTTTCGAACGTAGCAGTGCtgtaatttttaaattcaaacaaatCAGTTACATTTTTCATAGGTGTTAcctctttatttattaattagttttcaCTTAATgttataaatcaatttttcttgttttcaatttgctttcTTTGGTTATCTTTGCACACATCTGCTCGTACCATTTACTTAGTAGCTTCTTTAACATTCAATTACGCTCACTTGCCTGCCTTGGtaatcttttctttttttgtgtttttctttttatttaatagctTTTTTACAACATATCAACTGTTGACTTTCGACTTTACCGTTACAGTTATTTATCTCTTGTTTAAACATAActtaaactttatttatgccgtgtttttttcttttttctcagttgtagtttgtttttccatctgctttgtatttttcatgtgccttgtgtgttttgtgtgtgttgttttctGAATACTTTTGTGTTTATGATTATTACTTTGCAATGATTCCTAACCTTTCTCTCCCAATTTGTTGCGCTTTAGTTTTGTACGCCGTTCCATAAATAATTCAGTATATTTTCTTAGTAGTTTGTGTATAGTTCTGCCTTAGATCAGTTAACAATTTTCGGGGCTTCCGTTAATAATCCATTTAAGTATCTAAGATGCGAAAGGTACATGAAAAAGTTGCACATATGTAAGTGGGtgtgagtttgagtttgagtgtTTGCTTGAGCCGCGTGGCTCCAGAAAAAGTTAGCTAAGCTGATCGGGTGAGTACATTCAGAGTTCAGAGTTCAGAGTTCAAAGTTCGGAGTTCTGAGTTCGGAGTTTAGTTGAAGAGCCCCTTTGGCAAGCcatgatatacatatattcactATAAGTTTCGGGGTCTTTTGTTTGCAGCAAGTAGGTGGAGACAACGGGGGAGCGCGGGGAGCGTTCAGCTTTGCGTATTTGTTTGTGAGAGCTTATAGCTAACATTTTTGGTTGCACATTTTCCTataagttttgttttcttgttgttttttgtcaGGTTACGGTCACGCGATTTGTTCTAATCCCTCCTCAGTTTCTCTCCCATTAAATGTACCCTTTTTCGACTGACCTATTCCCGATCCCGATCgtgatcctgatcctgatcctggtTACGATCCCTATGTTCGAACGAGGACCTATACCTATGTTCATATGAGTTTATCTTGTTGGCTGGAgttttgcttgtttttatactctttgtttaagtttaattgaatACGCGCCTCTATCTTTGCAACGGCCTCTGAGGGCATTGCTTAAAAAATTATCCATAGCTTTCAACATTTTGCCTATACTTCGTCCTTAATTTcttgtgttttggtttttgtttgttgttttattttgtttttatttctcgtgttttttgcttgttttttttgttttttctttttggtaaAATGCGTTCTTGAAAATACTTTGggttaacatttaaattgtaaatggGTAACTAGCGCTTACGCTGGGCTTGCTATTTCACAAATATTATTAGACACTGGGCGTTATTATTACATACAAATGTGTGTTTATgcttgcctttgcctttgccttacgatttttatttttagttaacAACGCTGCTTAAAGTTAATAAATCATCTGTTATCCTTCCTTTGCTATTCCTTCTTGTAGTTACCATTAATGATTTATGattaatgatttattttagCATTCGGTTATTCCTCCTCTCGCCTTGGTAGACGGAAATCGAAAAACAGAAACGAATTCGCCTCTCGAAATTTGCTATGGAGTAAATAATAATCGTAACAACATTTAAGGGGTACCAATCAAATTTATGCTAGATTTGAATGCAGTTAATTGCGAATAGAACTTAGCTTGAGTCTTTGGCTTTAAAATCAACACATAAAAGTCATATTGTTTGTCTCCTATCTTCCTTATGCCACGTTTCATCATATCATATAATTTTGTTCGGATTTTCCTCATTACGCTAAATCTTTGCCATTTGTGTGTATTATATATGCTTTAGTTTCACAATTTATATggttcatatatatatatactttatatatataatttgtttgttctccttctccttcatTTTTGCTTACAGACTAAACACGTTTTGTATTCATAATTTGTtttagcataaattaatatgAATTTTATAGACATTCTCTTTGTGGGTTTAGCTTTTTACCTCTATGATTAGTTAGctttactttctttttctctttgtTGGTAAATTGTATGCGTTTGTATTAGGGCTTTTTGgcttcattttgttttgtttgtttgtttgtttgtttttttttgtttgttttcattttataaatatttatgtataacAATAAGgtaactttaaaataatatcGCTTTAATACTTGAGAAGGAAGTTGTGCAAGATTTCGAATACGTAAAACAAATGAAACTAGTTCTGTGTGGTCGCATGTATTGTGGTGTATGGTGTGTTTGGTGTTtgtttggtgtttggtgtttggtgtATGGTGTTTAGTGTatggtgtttggtgtttggtgtatggtgtatgtGGTACAGACGGCACATTGCGGCTATTGTGTTAGAAATTCCCTTGAGATTCGCTTGGAGCAAGTGCCTCGCCTCCCGTAAATAGAGCTCTGCTTGGATGCTGTCGGTATGTGAGTGCGAAACTTGAGATTCGGCACGTCAAACAATCAATAAATAACTAATAACAAAATGCACTCAGCCACTGGGCATTGACTAGATGGGTGGGGGTATTCTTACACTTCTTCtttccttcatttttttttctttctttttgttttttttttttttgtgttggtttCTGATCTTGGGAGCTTGGCAaacaacataaataaattccaaCAGGCGTGGAGCTTGAAGCGGGAAAAGGTTTggtttcaattcaattttaagCTAGCAGTTTCGACAATTGGCACTGGAAGttggatgtggatgagtgATCTACACACAGGACCGgtaacgaaacgaaacgaaacaagGACGAGCATCACGACTACGGCTGGAAACAGACAACAATGGGAGCGAGTGCGCCGGGTAGTTACGAGAAATggggaaatgaaaaatattagaCTGCTTTTGCTGGGGGGGATGCGCTACTCGCTGGATGACAGCTCGGCGCGATGGCGATCTGGCTGGGCTTGGGCCACCCAATGTCGACCGGGGTACCCAGTCTCACGGGTAGATCTCCAGATCGCATCGCCGCCCATCGAACTGGTAGGTGAACGTGAACTGCGATCGTTGGGCCTTAGTAGACTTTGCGCTCCGGTCCGAATTTGGGATTCACAAACGAGAAGCCGGCGAACTCGTCCTGGTTGATGCAGCGCACCACCTCGTTTCCAATCGGTGTGAGTACTGGATCCTCCTTGGTGAACTCCGCATCGAAGTTGTTGGCATCGCGTGGATTTTTCTGTGTACACAATCGATATAAGTCAACTCTTGAACTTTACTAGATTATAATGCATTTAGCTCACCATTTTGGGTCGGAATGGTGGCTTTATGTTGcgcttctccagctccttccAGTCCAATTTGGCGAAAAATGGATGCTTGCGTATCTCGTTCTCGTCGCCAGTGCAGCCCAGTCGCTGCTCCGGATTCTTGGTGAGAAAACCTGGGGATGTGGGCAAACATGTTTAAGTATCTGTTTGTTTTCCTAGCAAATATTACACATACGACACGTCAGCCGCGTGCTAGTAAGTAATGTACGTTCTATGTGCTGAGTAAGAAAGTAGATTAGAATAGCGATGCTCACCCTTCAGTATGGAGACGGCCTCGCGGGACAGCCAAACCGGATAGAGGACGTCGTCGTGCATGATGGAGTCGAAGAGCTCGTCCTCGTTGTCGGCCTCGAACGGCGGCTGGCCAGCCATCATCTCGTACATGAGGACGCCCAGCGCCCACCAGTCGACAGAGGCGCCGTACTCCTGCTCCTTGAGGATCTCTGGGGCGATGTAGTCGGGGGTGCCGCAGAAGGTGGTGGTCAGCATGCCGTTCATGATGCCCTCCTTGCACATCCCAAAATCGGCCAGCTTGCAGTGGCCCTCCTGGTCGAGCAGGATGTTGTCCAGCTTCAGGTCGCGGTAGATGACGCCGTGGGTGTGGAGAAACTGCAGCGCCAGTGTCACCTCCGCCGCATAGAAGGCGGCACGCGAGGCCTCAAATCGACGCGCCTTCTGTATCTGGAACATCAGATCGCCGCCGTTCACGTACTCCATCACAAAGAACAGGCGGTCCGGGGTCTGGAAACAGGAATGTAACGCAGTCAGGAAGGGATGGTTGGCGGCCAGCGCCAAGATGCGCTTCTCTGTCATAGTGCAGTCGACGTCGTCGTCCTGGATGATCGCGTCCTTCTTGAGCACCTTGATGGCATAGATCTCGTCGGTGCCCTTCTTCTCGGCGAGCATCACCTTGCCAAACGAGCCCTTGCCCAGCACCTTGATGAAATTGAAGTCCAGCAAGGAGCACTTGCCCGGACGCGTCTCTCCAGTGGCCCCACTGCCTCCCGATCCGCCCACCGCCAGGCTCATGCAGCTGCTGCTATTATAGCCGCTGGTCAGCGTCGTCGTCGAGGTGGCCAGGCTGTCCGCCGACAAGGCGCAACTGCGAAAGGACTGCCCCGGTGCACCGTCGCCATCGTTGCCCAGGGATGCTCCATAGTTGTCCTCGCCCTGTTGGTTCAAGTACTTGGAGCGGCGCGGCTGCTGCTTGTCCGGCGAGATGCCCAGCGAGCTGAGGATCTCGGCCATCTGCTTCGTGTTGATGCCGCACGTGTTGGCCACGTTCTTCTGGCACCGCTTGTGCACGTTCATCCCGCAGGTCTCGCACTGCAATCCCTGCTTGATCAGGCCATATAGTAGGGATCCGCAGTGGTCGCAGAAAGTGAACCGCTTGTAGCTGTGCACCACAAAGCGGTGCGGCACATTCACATTGAACCTCTGGCCCGCGGGCACCACCTCCACTTTGGTTTGCTGCTGGAATGGCTCGCGATTAGATCAACGCGATCTGGCTGGTTTATCCCATTAGCACTTACCTCATCCCGCATGCCCGGACACTTGGACACCACCGACAGGTGACATTTTTTATGTACAACTAACGTGCAGACTAGAGTTTTCGAGGAAGAGAAACCAAAGGCGTAATCATTAGTATCCAAACTGGGCACTTGGCGCTTCGAGGATTCTTCGATGGCAGAGTGCAGTGGCCAAAGAATCCGAAAGTCTATGAAAATCTATGAGCTCGGAAGGAAGATCGCCATGATGCACTATGAACTATCTATCTTTTCTATCAAAAGATACACAGCTCTCAAAATCAATTAGTTTCTTGATAATATTGAAAGTAGTAACTATTGTTTCAGGGCGACTTTCTACCGAGCCTAAACTCTAGACATACGAATGTGTATATTTACAGGATTTCGTTTGAATTAAGCTCGTTGAAACATTCAGGGTTAGACACAAGTCCGCCATCGTGGCATTCGATTTGGATTGGTATCCAAGGATCCAAGGAGCCAAGGATCCTGATCGAATACCACGATTGGGTGGACAGTAGTAATTAGTTGGTAAACCGTCGACTGTTTCTTGCTGTGCAGTGTGATTATTCACATGTTGGTCAGTGGAGTTAAGTTGTGCTTGGTCTGTGTCTGTGCTCTAATTAGTGTTTCGGTTTAATC
This genomic stretch from Drosophila yakuba strain Tai18E2 chromosome 3R, Prin_Dyak_Tai18E2_2.1, whole genome shotgun sequence harbors:
- the LOC6538107 gene encoding protein kinase C isoform X3 is translated as MGTSSWQRFCVNPPSVRIAGSLSVCTLVVHKKCHLSVVSKCPGMRDEQQTKVEVVPAGQRFNVNVPHRFVVHSYKRFTFCDHCGSLLYGLIKQGLQCETCGMNVHKRCQKNVANTCGINTKQMAEILSSLGISPDKQQPRRSKYLNQQGEDNYGASLGNDGDGAPGQSFRSCALSADSLATSTTTLTSGYNSSSCMSLAVGGSGGSGATGETRPGKCSLLDFNFIKVLGKGSFGKVMLAEKKGTDEIYAIKVLKKDAIIQDDDVDCTMTEKRILALAANHPFLTALHSCFQTPDRLFFVMEYVNGGDLMFQIQKARRFEASRAAFYAAEVTLALQFLHTHGVIYRDLKLDNILLDQEGHCKLADFGMCKEGIMNGMLTTTFCGTPDYIAPEILKEQEYGASVDWWALGVLMYEMMAGQPPFEADNEDELFDSIMHDDVLYPVWLSREAVSILKGFLTKNPEQRLGCTGDENEIRKHPFFAKLDWKELEKRNIKPPFRPKMKNPRDANNFDAEFTKEDPVLTPIGNEVVRCINQDEFAGFSFVNPKFGPERKVY
- the LOC6538105 gene encoding venom protease, with product MAMQSLELILLLVCSLSSSSLVHGQNPDAAVQLACNKFKQIVFEERVAISFFFTDAPINYETVDSCHGSRPLIVDGTPAEPKEFPFAARLGHRMANNEIKWFCGGTLISNRLVLTAAHCFYSEHGEVNVVRLGDLEFDTDTDDAEPEDFGVLALKAHPGFENPKLYNDIGIVQLDREVKFNRYKHPACLPFDDGEQHESFIAIGWGQKKFAQKESKKLLKVQLQGYKDRCVSSVDVNDELPDGYEPKSQLCIGSRDNKDTCNGDSGGPVLAYHKDLACMYHVMGITSAGITCSSPDLPSPYTRVHYFLNWIKGELAKQTQRST
- the LOC6538107 gene encoding protein kinase C isoform X1 produces the protein MFTGKLQIKVCEASGLRPTDFQKRHNLTFGKLADEQLIDPYVSIDVDESHFDRATTRPKTFDPVWNEQFVHDVTNVSNINLTVFHDAALPPDDFVANCIISFEDLMQSETAVQDLWVNLEPQGKIHVIIELKNRTDKAKAEAVVEHTVAVNKEFKERAGFNRRRGAMRRRVHQVNGHKFMATFLRQPTFCSHCREFIWGIGKQGYQCQVCTLVVHKKCHLSVVSKCPGMRDEQQTKVEVVPAGQRFNVNVPHRFVVHSYKRFTFCDHCGSLLYGLIKQGLQCETCGMNVHKRCQKNVANTCGINTKQMAEILSSLGISPDKQQPRRSKYLNQQGEDNYGASLGNDGDGAPGQSFRSCALSADSLATSTTTLTSGYNSSSCMSLAVGGSGGSGATGETRPGKCSLLDFNFIKVLGKGSFGKVMLAEKKGTDEIYAIKVLKKDAIIQDDDVDCTMTEKRILALAANHPFLTALHSCFQTPDRLFFVMEYVNGGDLMFQIQKARRFEASRAAFYAAEVTLALQFLHTHGVIYRDLKLDNILLDQEGHCKLADFGMCKEGIMNGMLTTTFCGTPDYIAPEILKEQEYGASVDWWALGVLMYEMMAGQPPFEADNEDELFDSIMHDDVLYPVWLSREAVSILKGFLTKNPEQRLGCTGDENEIRKHPFFAKLDWKELEKRNIKPPFRPKMKNPRDANNFDAEFTKEDPVLTPIGNEVVRCINQDEFAGFSFVNPKFGPERKVY
- the LOC6538104 gene encoding serine protease snake, with the translated sequence MSSAIFGKVVQLEAALLLLFVASVPAQDADIVRTCTAYKRSVWEETSEFSFLIEDAPIIYKTLDKCTSYAPLIIGGGPALPKEFPHAVRLGHQDNNGEVDWFCGGTLISDRHVLTAAHCHYSPQGSVNIARLGDLEFDTSSDDADPEDFVVKNFTPHPGYSYPAIYNDISVVRLSRPVTFNEYKHPACLPFDDGRAVSSFIAIGWGQLEIVPRTENKKLQKVKLYNYGTRCRMTAEKNEELPEGYNATTQLCIGSNDHKDTCNGDSGGPVLIYHKKHPCMYHVMGITSIGVACDTPDIPAMYTRVHFYLDWIKQQLARN
- the LOC6538106 gene encoding probable dimethyladenosine transferase, with protein sequence MPKVTKEKKSRIHNDVQKQGIVFNKDFGQHILKNPLVITSMLEKAALRATDVVLEIGPGTGNMTVPMLERAKKVIACEIDTRLAAELQKRVQATPLQPKLQVLIGDFLKAELPFFDLCIANVPYQISSPLIFKLLLHRPLFRCAVLMFQREFAERLVAKPGDKLYCRLSINTQLLARVDMLMKVGKNNFRPPPKVESSVVRLEPKNPPPPVNFTEWDGLTRIAFLRKNKTLAATFKVTSVLEMLEKNYKLYRSLRNEPVEDDFKMQNKVIAILEDQDMATKRARSMDIDDFMRLLLAFNSAGIHFN
- the LOC6538107 gene encoding protein kinase C isoform X2, whose product is MFTGKLQIKVCEASGLRPTDFQKRHNLTFGKLADEQLIDPYVSIDVDESHFDRATTRPKTFDPVWNEQFVHDVTNVSNINLTVFHDAALPPDDFVANCIISFEDLMQSETAVQDLWVNLEPQGKIHVIIELKNRTDKAKAEAVVEHTVAVNKEFKERAGFNRRRGAMRRRVHQVNGHKFMATFLRQPTFCSHCREFIWGIGKQGYQCQVCTLVVHKKCHLSVVSKCPGMRDEQTKVEVVPAGQRFNVNVPHRFVVHSYKRFTFCDHCGSLLYGLIKQGLQCETCGMNVHKRCQKNVANTCGINTKQMAEILSSLGISPDKQQPRRSKYLNQQGEDNYGASLGNDGDGAPGQSFRSCALSADSLATSTTTLTSGYNSSSCMSLAVGGSGGSGATGETRPGKCSLLDFNFIKVLGKGSFGKVMLAEKKGTDEIYAIKVLKKDAIIQDDDVDCTMTEKRILALAANHPFLTALHSCFQTPDRLFFVMEYVNGGDLMFQIQKARRFEASRAAFYAAEVTLALQFLHTHGVIYRDLKLDNILLDQEGHCKLADFGMCKEGIMNGMLTTTFCGTPDYIAPEILKEQEYGASVDWWALGVLMYEMMAGQPPFEADNEDELFDSIMHDDVLYPVWLSREAVSILKGFLTKNPEQRLGCTGDENEIRKHPFFAKLDWKELEKRNIKPPFRPKMKNPRDANNFDAEFTKEDPVLTPIGNEVVRCINQDEFAGFSFVNPKFGPERKVY